A region of the Cygnus olor isolate bCygOlo1 chromosome 30, bCygOlo1.pri.v2, whole genome shotgun sequence genome:
GCGCCACCCGCCTGACCGTGATGCACTTACTGTAGACGTGGACCGAcgcctgctgctgccgctccTTGGGTCCCACCCGCACGCTGCAAACCAGCCCAAATTGTCCCTGCTGAGCGTGGGACACCTCGGCCACCGCGCGGAGCCCGTCCTCGGTGACATGGAGCGGCAGCGGGTGGCCAGCCAGGGAAAGCTCAAAGTGCGCCGCCGGAAAGACATGCCGGACGCTGCAGGAGACGTTGATCTTCTCATCCGTCTCCAGGTAGATCTCACCCATCTCCAGCTGGGGATCCTCAGGGAAATCTGCAGTAGGGGAGCAAATGGTGAGACACGGCCACCGCCGGCTTGGGGACGCGCGGTGACACCGGCGCCAGCTCACCGTAGACGTCCAGCACCTGCGGGGAGGAGGTGGTGTTGAAGTGGACGTTGCTGGGCCACAGGTCGAGCAGCGCCTGGCAGGTGATGCTCTGCCCCTGGTCCTCGCGCCGCGCTGTCACCACGTGCGTCACCTCCACGTCCTGCGGCTTGTTCTCAGCTCTGTGCTCGAAGGTGGCGGTGTGCAGGGTGGTGGCACCGCGGCGCAGGATCACCGTCAGGTTCTGGACGGGCGCCACGCGGGGCACGCGGCACACCAGCTTGTGGCTCTCGCCCACCGCCAGCTGCGGCACTGGCTCCAGCACCGCCTGCTCCAGGGGACCTGGGGGGGGACAAGACGTGGCGTGAAGGGGACGCTCAGTGCCACCGGGGCTGGTGGCGCCACCCCAGAGCCGCTTACGGTAGGCGATGAGGGTGGCCGACACCGTCTTCCTCTGCTTGTTGCAGGAGTAGAAGCAGAGGATGTTGGAGCTCCACTCGGTGATGTTACGCAGCTCCACCACCGTCTCGCCCTGCCCTGACGCCTCAAGCCGGTGCTTGAAGAAGGACGTCTCCACGTCGCCCGTGGCGCTGGGGTCCTGGCACGTGGTCCTGCACTTGAGGCGCACCGCCCCGCCGTGCTCCACCACCAGCACCGGTGGCTCGATGAACACCTCGAAGGAAGCGTGCAGCCGCCCTGCGAGGCGAAGCGAATGTCCGTGAGGGTCTGCAGGGCGCTGGGGACCCCCCAGGAGAAGACAAAGGTACCCTCAGGTTTGTCCCCAACCCATCACCCCAGGGGGAAGCGTCCCCGTGGCGGCAGCCAGGGAGAAGTGCAGAGCTTCTGAGCTTCTCCTTTGCTGCGGGAAGTGCCCTTGAGGGCGCGTGGGGAGGGCAGGATCCATCCGTTttcccccccaccaccaccatctgccaaccaaaaaaaatgagcaaaaaggGCAGAAGGTATGCGGAGAGGCGTGGGGCGCGCCGGCAGCTCGCAGCAGCAGTCCCCAGCCGGCGGCCAGATCCTCAGCACGGTGACAGTCCCGTGAGGGTGACAAAAGGCAAACCCCTTCCTGGCAAAGCTGGGCTGCGGAGCCCCCGCTCTGGAAGAAAGCCCCCCCGGTGAGTCAGCGGCTGCGCCCCACCGCTGGGGGTTCCCCGAGGTTTTCCTCGGCCGCCCTGGGCAAAGTCCTGCCCTTTCCCAGAATAACCGGCGGAAGCAAGGGAAAAATTCCTCGGAATTGCCACAAGACAAACAGATTTCGCAAGGGCACCCGGGCTGGGCTGCGCCGCGCCCCCCGCTCTCTTCTTGCTCGCCCCCAACTCGCTTGGAGGAAACGCGCTCCCAAAGGGCTTCGTCACGGGGCAGGGCACGGTGTCACCGATACACTCGGAGTGACACACTCGCTCTGCCACGCTTGTGCTCGCTCCGACGTGCTTGTGCTCGCTCTGACATGCGTGTGCTTACCCCGATGTGCTCGTGCTCGCCCCAACGCGCTTGCACGCTCGCCCCGACGCACTTGCACGCTTGCCCCGACACGCTGGCACCCGTGTTCTCCTCCCCGGTGCCACACCCCTGGGGACACGCGGGTCCCCACCGccctctccccaccacccccgtgccccccagTGCCCCTCACCTGCGAGCATGGTCACGGCGCACAGGAGCAGTGGGAGCGCTGCGGGGCGCATGGCGCGACAGCCACCGGGgtggcaccggcaccgggcTGGTTCGGAGCTCCGGGAACACCGGGGagggacccggggggggggtctccGTGCACACCGGGATGGGGCCGGTCCGAGCAATCCGTGCGCAGCGGGCTGGGGCCGGTCGGTTTCTCGAAAATCTCGGTTACCAGGGCGATCGGGCTCTCCGTGCGCACCGGTACCGGCTCCGGTTCGGGCTCTCCGTGCACACCGGCGTGGATCCGATCGGGCTCTCCGTACGCACCGGGATGGCTCCGCTTTGGGCTCTCCAAGAACACCGGTCCCGGCTCCGGTCCGAGCTCTCCGTGCGCACCGGGTGTGGCTCCGCTTCGGGCTCTCCAAGAACACCGGTACCGGCTCCGGTTTGGGCTCTCCGTGCGCACCGGTGTTGCTGACTCAGGATCCCCGCTGTGCTCCCGCCGCCCCGTAGGCAGGCGCTTTATGAGCTCGGCACAAGCCCGGCCCCTCCTTGAGCCCCGGGGAATTCCGGTGCTGTGGGGACTTCGGCGCCGGGGTTCCCCCGGGCAGCCGGACCCCGGCCGGGGGCCGTGGGACAACCCCACAGccctccagccccactgctCTCCCACCCCGGGACGGGGCAGTTTTCCTGCTCCATTGCCCCGGGATGGGGCAGTTCTTTAGCCTCCCCCCTACCCTACTGCCTCTCCGCCCTGGGATGGGGCAGTTTTTCTGCCCCACCGCCCTGGGGTGGGGCGGATTTGCCCCAGATGGAGCGGCCCTCCTGCCCCACTGCCTGGGAAAGGGGCACCTTTCTTACTGCCCCGATCGAGCAGCCCTCTTgccccgctgccctcctgccccactGCCCTGGTATGGGGCAGCCCCCCCAAATCTGCCCCACTGCACTCACTCCAGCCCCGTGCATCAGGCACAGGCACCAGGGCCCCCAACTTTTTTGGGGTCGGAGGGAGGACTCAGCCCCATAAGACAAATTCGGGGCTTCCTGacgccagccccccccccccccagcacaggaTTTTTTGCGGGGGCCTGGCCAGGGCTGGGTTaaggagccgggggggggcctcGGCGTCAGCATGAGCGCGGTGACCTCATCCCGAATGCATGGGGACAAGCAGCCAAGCTCTCCCACCCGCGCGCTCcgcttccttttttctcttcgTGTTTTTGTGGAAGGGAGGGATTTTTCTCACCACGAGGAGCCGGGAGGGCGGCCAGACCCCATCGGCGCTGGGGGGCCAGGATGCGGCCGCCCCGGCTCTTGGCACGGCGGGGGCCGCTGGCTTTCCAAAGTTTTCCTTTCGGGACAAAAGGACCAGGTTGAGAAACGCCTCCAAGCAACACAACCCCGACCGACCCGGGGACGAAGCGCAGCCCACGCCGCTGGCGCTGGCGCCCCTTGTCCCCCGGGGTTTGTCTCCGCGCTGGCGGCAGAGGAAAGTCCGGGGCCAGCTCCCGGGGTTTCACTTCTGCATCCCGCAGCGAAACCCCGGAGGCTTTATAAGAACTGCGTCGGGACCGCGGAAACCACGTGGCCCTGTCCCCACCGGGGCCACCATGGGGCTGCGTCCCCTTGTCCCCCACGGGGAAGGGGGAACCCGTGCGGCGCCCCACGGCCCCGCCGTCCCCGTGCACGGCTCCTCGTCCCCAAGGCCGCCCCCCTGGAGTTGGCGGGGCGGGCGGAAGGAATTCCTTATCTTCCCACGGCCATGGCCTCACTGGCGCTGCACAAAGGGCATTTCCTGCGCGGTCAGCAGCactgggatggggacatggggacatggggcacgtgggggggggacgtgggggTGCAGGGAGGGGTTGGGAGGGGCATGGGAGCAGGGGGACGGGGGTTAGGGGGGGAGGACGTGGGGACGTGGGAATATGGGGACACAGGaatggctggggagggacatggggacgtggggagggacatggggacgtaGGGaaggacatggggacagggacaaggtGGAGGACTGGGGGGCACACGGGGGACATGGGGCTGGATGGAAAGAGACCTGGGGACGGGGACAagggggacacagggatggAAGGGGAGGGACACGGGGCACAGGGATGTGGGAAAGGacagggggacagggacaaggggGTGCActggggggacatgggggacatgggatggatggggaaggagggaaggacacagggacatggggatggatggggagagacctggggacagggacacggggGACACAGGAATGGAAGGAGagggacacagggacagggacactgGACACGGCGGTGGACTGGGAGGGACATAGGGACCAGGACACAGGGGACATCCCAaatcccctcctctgctccgcCGCTCCCACGGCTCCGTCACCGTGCGGCACCCTTGGGGAcactgcagggacagggcaggacatccccgtgtccccatgtcccc
Encoded here:
- the ICAM1 gene encoding intercellular adhesion molecule 1 isoform X1 is translated as MRPAALPLLLCAVTMLAGRLHASFEVFIEPPVLVVEHGGAVRLKCRTTCQDPSATGDVETSFFKHRLEASGQGETVVELRNITEWSSNILCFYSCNKQRKTVSATLIAYRKRLWGGATSPGGTERPLHATSCPPPGPLEQAVLEPVPQLAVGESHKLVCRVPRVAPVQNLTVILRRGATTLHTATFEHRAENKPQDVEVTHVVTARREDQGQSITCQALLDLWPSNVHFNTTSSPQVLDVYDFPEDPQLEMGEIYLETDEKINVSCSVRHVFPAAHFELSLAGHPLPLHVTEDGLRAVAEVSHAQQGQFGLVCSVRVGPKERQQQASVHVYSFPQPQLNVSTSVPMEGTEVTGRCVLPPGHSPELQLQVTAGPRVLTAWGPSPLAFAWTASEEDDNTKLVCEARMRAGNKPTKRSTPVGLSVTALPRMDDRSCPPSQNWTEGEEVTLRCQARGNPRPHVACDKDGTSVTPGLRHVATRAHTGTFRCRASNALGTAERSITVWVQYHDVDVVLIVVLVLVVLGALVIAGVVYGIYYRKKKMREYQLQKQQRRMEMEKLRSEETVGINGSAPGSQP
- the ICAM1 gene encoding intercellular adhesion molecule 1 isoform X2, whose product is MRPAALPLLLCAVTMLAGRLHASFEVFIEPPVLVVEHGGAVRLKCRTTCQDPSATGDVETSFFKHRLEASGQGETVVELRNITEWSSNILCFYSCNKQRKTVSATLIAYRPLEQAVLEPVPQLAVGESHKLVCRVPRVAPVQNLTVILRRGATTLHTATFEHRAENKPQDVEVTHVVTARREDQGQSITCQALLDLWPSNVHFNTTSSPQVLDVYDFPEDPQLEMGEIYLETDEKINVSCSVRHVFPAAHFELSLAGHPLPLHVTEDGLRAVAEVSHAQQGQFGLVCSVRVGPKERQQQASVHVYSFPQPQLNVSTSVPMEGTEVTGRCVLPPGHSPELQLQVTAGPRVLTAWGPSPLAFAWTASEEDDNTKLVCEARMRAGNKPTKRSTPVGLSVTALPRMDDRSCPPSQNWTEGEEVTLRCQARGNPRPHVACDKDGTSVTPGLRHVATRAHTGTFRCRASNALGTAERSITVWVQYHDVDVVLIVVLVLVVLGALVIAGVVYGIYYRKKKMREYQLQKQQRRMEMEKLRSEETVGINGSAPGSQP